In Brachypodium distachyon strain Bd21 chromosome 2, Brachypodium_distachyon_v3.0, whole genome shotgun sequence, one genomic interval encodes:
- the LOC100827579 gene encoding serine/threonine-protein phosphatase 6 regulatory subunit 3 → MFWRMTGLSAASPVDTILDKENFTLEELLDEDEIIQECKALNTRLINFLRDKAQVEQLLRYIVEEVPEDVEKKRSFKFPFIACEIFTCEIDVILRTLVEDEELMELLFSFVKPDHPHSTLLSGYFSKVVICLMLRKTAPLMNYVQEHPEIVIQLVDLIGITSIMEVLIRLIGADETIYSNYADTMQWLENTDVLGMIADKFSSSDSPEVHANAAEILCAVTRCAPPSLAAKICSPSFVGRLFCHALEGSRPKSVLVHSLSVCISLLDPKRLASASYQAFRSNLSHGALVTASPETVEGMLESLGNLLKLLDTSAAENVLPTTYGCLRPPLGKHRLKIVEFISVLLTVGSETAEKELINQSAIKRSIDLFFEYPYNNFLHHHVENIIVSCLEGKRTELIEHVLNECDIVGKILAADKLSSLSTESNGPTLPSEGKTPSKIGNVGHMTRIANKLIQLGNSNSTIQTHLQDNSEWVEWQTDILVRRNEVENVYHWACGRPTSLHDRGRDSDDDDFRDRDYDVAALANNLSQAFRYGIYSNDDIEEAQGSLERDDEDVYFDDESAEVVISSLRLGEEQDGSLFTNSNWFTFDGERGINDRLAASVPSSSPNSEEVSPDAEETDDGEAIGTEDQMETLCLGNGPTEAEDVAECTKQTNFSTEDEQLGSPEGIERHPDASNGDTEVSTDEAASAAVESSAPAAEEQTERTVDKATGSSGLDNLVSEALPDPDVNVSDLADSAVSSEQAVCNEDVEPPIETDAVVDVEAKTDAVVDVEAKTDVVMDVEAKTDAVVDVEAKTDAVVDVEAKTDAVMDLPVKEVSALDVEAKTGVVEANE, encoded by the exons atgttCTGGCGCATGACCGGCCTCTCCGCGGCCTCGCCC GTGGATACAATTCTAGACAAGGAAAATTTTACATTGGAAGAACTTCTTGACGAGGATGAAATTATTCAAGAGTGCAAAGCACTGAATACCCGACTCATTAATTT CTTGCGTGACAAGGCTCAGGTGGAACAATTGCTTCGTTATATCGTGGAAGAAGTTCCAGAGGATGTTGAAAAAAAGCGCTCTTTCAA GTTTCCTTTCATTGCTTGTGAGATATTTACTTGTGAAATTGATGTCATTTTGAGGACCCTAGTAGAGGATGAAGAG TTAATGGAGTTGCTTTTCTCATTTGTGAAACCTGATCATCCACACAGCACATTATTATCTGGTTACTTCAGTAAG GTGGTAATTTGTTTGATGCTGCGGAAGACTGCGCCTCTTATGAATTATGTCCAG GAGCATCCAGAGATAGTTATCCAACTTGTCGACCTGATTGGCATCACATCGATAATGGAG GTGTTGATCCGACTGATTGGTGCTGATGAGACCATATATTCAAACTATGCTGATACAATGCAGTGGTTAGAAAATACAGATGTCCTTGGGATGATTGCAGATAAGTTTAGCTCATCG GACTCTCCTGAAGTGCATGCCAATGCTGCCGAAATTCTTTGTGCGGTGACTCGATGTGCACCCCCATCTCTTGCTGCAAAGATATGCAGCCCAAG TTTTGTTGGGAGGTTGTTCTGTCATGCTCTTGAAGGATCAAGACCCAAATCTGTGCTGGTTCATTCATTGTCAGTGTGCATATCTTTACTGGACCCAAAAAGACTAGCATCAGCTTCTTATCAAGCATTCAGAAGCAACTTAAGTCATGGGGCGTTGGTAACTGCCAGTCCTGAGACAGTTGAGGGCATGCTCGAGAGTCTAG GCAATTTGCTGAAGTTATTGGACACTTCTGCTGCGGAAAATGTTTTGCCTACGACATATGGATGTTTACGCCCACCTCTGGGAAAACATCGACTGAAG ATCGTGGAGTTCATCTCTGTTTTGCTGACAGTTGGTAGCGAAACTGCTGAAAAGGAGTTAATCAACCAATCAGCAATAAAGCGCTCCATTGATTTATTCTTTGA GTATCCATATAACAACTTCTTGCACCATCATGTCGAGAACATCATTGTTTCTTGCCTGGAGGGCAAAAGAACTGAACTGATTGAGCATGTTCTTAATGAATGTGACATTGTTGGTAAAATTCTTGCTGCAGACAAACTTTCTTCCTTATCAACAGAGTCTAACGGG CCTACTCTACCATCTGAAGGGAAAACCCCTTCAAAAATTGGGAATGTTGGCCACATGACAAGAATAGCCAATAAACTCATTCAGTTAGGAAACAGTAACAGCACGATCCAGACTCACTTGCAg GACAATAGTGAGTGGGTTGAATGGCAGACAGATATTCTGGTCAGGCGCAACGAGGTGGAGAATGTTTATCATTGGGCTTGTGG GCGCCCAACATCACTGCATGACCGTGGTAGGGATAGTGACGATGATGACTTCCGAGACAGGGATTATGATGTTGCAGCTCTTGCTAATAACTTGAGCCAGGCATTCCGCTATGGAATATACAGCAATGATGACATCGAAGAG GCACAAGGTTCGCTTGAACGGGATGATGAG gATGTCTATTTTGATGACGAATCAGCTGAGGTGGTAATATCTTCTCTGCGTCTGGGAGAGGAACAGGATGG CTCCCTGTTTACAAATTCAAATTGGTTCACGTTTGATGGAGAGAGAGGTATCAATGACCGTTTAGCAGCCTCTGTTCCTTCGTCCTCACCCAATTCTGAGGAGGTTTCCCCGGACGCCGAGGAAACTGATGATGGTGAAGCCATTGGTACTGAGGATCAAATGGAAACTCTGTGTCTTGGAAATGGCCCTACCGAGGCAGAAGATGTGGCAGAATGTACCAAACAGACAAACTTTAGTACTGAGGATGAGCAACTAGGAAGTCCAGAAGGGATCGAGCGGCATCCGGATGCATCAAATGGCGATACTGAAGTTAGCACAGATGAAGCTGCCTCTGCTGCCGTAGAATCTTCAGCCCCAGCAGCTGAGGAGCAGACAGAGAGAACAGTTGATAAAGCCACGGGCTCATCTGGTTTGGACAATCTTGTCTCTGAAGCTTTACCAGATCCTGATGTTAATGTTAGTGATTTGGCCGATTCGGCGGTATCTTCCGAGCAAGCTGTATGCAACGAAGATGTGGAGCCACCGATCGAAACTGATGCAGTCGTGGATGTTGAAGCGAAAACTGATGCGGTCGTGGATGTTGAAGCGAAAACTGATGTGGTTATGGATGTTGAAGCGAAAACTGATGCAGTCGTGGATGTTGAAGCGAAAACTGATGCAGTCGTGGATGTTGAAGCGAAAACTGATGCAGTCATGGATCTACCAGTCAAGGAAGTTTCTGCCTTGGATGTTGAAGCGAAAACTGGTGTAGTAGAGGCAAATGAGTGA